In the Candidatus Leptovillus gracilis genome, one interval contains:
- a CDS encoding HlyC/CorC family transporter: MPETLFEITIILLLLVINGLFAMSEIAIVSARPIRLQQMAQRGSRGAVVALELVNSPNRFLSTVQVGITLVGIFAGAFGGANIAGELAVPLRELRWVGRYADALSLVIVVGTITFLSVVIGELVPKRIALGNAEQIAALVSRPMRALSIIATPVVRLFSIATDMTLKLLGVQSPKDEEVNEEEIRMMLQQGAAAGTIEEAERDMVESIFRLGDRTLESIMTPRPEIVWIDVNAPQEEVRHLIYESNSTRFPVCDGALDRVLGVVQSKDLLFACLEGETFDIRTVMQEPLLIPDKMQALKALERFRQSGLQIALVFDEYGGIEGLVTLIDILEAIVGDIPTLNEKVDPPIVQREDGSWLVDGIIPIDDFKEAFAIGLLPGEDKYQTLGGFVVFMLGSIPTTGNHFIWGGFRFEVADMDGYRVDKVLFKEKPLEDETDSSRRLP, encoded by the coding sequence ATGCCTGAAACCCTTTTTGAAATCACGATTATTCTGCTGCTGCTTGTAATTAATGGGCTTTTTGCTATGTCTGAAATTGCCATCGTATCGGCCCGACCTATCCGCTTACAGCAAATGGCCCAGCGTGGCAGCCGTGGGGCTGTAGTGGCGTTGGAATTGGTCAATAGTCCCAATCGCTTTCTCTCCACTGTTCAGGTGGGCATTACCCTGGTGGGCATCTTCGCCGGCGCGTTCGGGGGCGCCAACATCGCCGGCGAGTTAGCAGTTCCTCTGCGTGAATTACGCTGGGTTGGACGATATGCCGACGCCCTTAGTCTGGTCATTGTCGTCGGTACAATAACTTTCCTATCGGTCGTGATTGGCGAATTGGTACCGAAGCGTATTGCTTTAGGCAATGCCGAGCAAATCGCTGCTTTGGTTTCCCGGCCCATGCGCGCCCTTTCGATAATTGCCACGCCCGTTGTCCGTTTGTTTAGTATTGCCACGGACATGACATTGAAACTACTGGGCGTTCAGTCACCAAAGGACGAGGAGGTCAATGAAGAGGAGATCAGGATGATGCTTCAACAGGGCGCTGCGGCGGGCACGATTGAGGAGGCCGAGCGGGATATGGTGGAAAGCATCTTTCGTTTAGGAGACCGAACTTTGGAATCAATAATGACGCCACGACCAGAAATTGTCTGGATAGATGTCAATGCGCCTCAGGAAGAAGTCCGCCACCTCATCTATGAATCCAACAGTACACGCTTTCCCGTCTGTGATGGCGCCCTTGACCGGGTTCTGGGTGTGGTGCAGTCTAAAGACCTGCTCTTCGCCTGCCTCGAAGGCGAGACATTCGACATCAGAACCGTAATGCAGGAACCGCTTTTAATTCCGGATAAGATGCAGGCGCTAAAGGCTCTGGAACGCTTCAGGCAGAGTGGCCTACAAATCGCTTTGGTCTTTGATGAATATGGCGGGATTGAAGGATTGGTGACCCTGATTGACATTCTCGAAGCCATTGTTGGCGATATTCCAACCTTGAACGAAAAAGTAGACCCACCGATTGTGCAGCGTGAGGATGGTTCCTGGTTAGTGGATGGAATCATCCCCATAGACGATTTTAAGGAAGCATTTGCCATTGGGTTGTTACCGGGTGAAGATAAATATCAAACGTTAGGGGGCTTTGTTGTATTTATGCTGGGGAGCATCCCTACAACCGGCAATCATTTCATCTGGGGTGGGTTTCGTTTTGAAGTGGCTGACATGGACGGGTATCGGGTAGACAAGGTATTGTTTAAAGAGAAACCGTTGGAGGATGAAACAGATAGCAGCCGAAGGCTTCCATGA
- a CDS encoding insulinase family protein has protein sequence MPSATTKTTLDNGLTIILKEMHHAPVASFMVWYRVGSRNEIPGRTGVSHWLEHMMFKGTPKYPDGTLDRLVSREGGHWNAFTWLDFTAYYETMPADRIDLALDLEADRMKNTRFSAREVEAERQVILAERGMYENDPHFLLNEELTAAAFRVHPYHHEVIGDMADLQTMTRADLRDHYRRYYAPNNAIAVLVGDFDTAVILPRLAELFGPIPVGKAAPAITRQEPPQRGERRIVVNGPGDAPTLSAAYRAPAATHPDYFALTLLNAAFAGGGSLGMFGGGGSNKSSRLYKALVDTDLAVAAYGGLTPTIDPYLYVITAVVNNGSVLAGHTLTAVEAALDAEIGRLAAEPITQAELDKALKRAKAEFVMAGESITGQAQLLGMAEAVTGDYRWFETVLEQLKAVTLTDIERVRATYLRKQARTIGWYEPLEASSE, from the coding sequence ATGCCTTCTGCAACAACCAAAACAACCCTAGACAACGGCCTTACTATCATCCTAAAAGAGATGCACCACGCGCCTGTGGCCAGCTTTATGGTCTGGTATCGGGTGGGCAGCCGCAATGAGATTCCGGGCCGCACCGGCGTTTCCCATTGGCTGGAACACATGATGTTCAAAGGCACGCCTAAATATCCCGATGGCACATTGGACCGCCTGGTCTCCCGTGAAGGCGGCCACTGGAATGCCTTCACCTGGCTGGATTTCACCGCCTATTACGAGACGATGCCCGCCGACCGCATTGACCTGGCTTTGGATTTAGAAGCGGACCGCATGAAAAACACGCGCTTTTCGGCGCGAGAAGTGGAAGCGGAACGGCAGGTGATCCTGGCAGAGCGGGGCATGTATGAAAATGACCCGCACTTCCTGTTGAACGAGGAACTAACAGCGGCCGCTTTTCGTGTGCATCCGTACCACCACGAAGTCATCGGCGACATGGCCGATTTGCAGACCATGACCCGCGCCGATTTGCGCGACCATTACCGGCGTTATTACGCGCCCAACAACGCCATCGCCGTGCTGGTGGGGGATTTCGACACGGCCGTTATCCTGCCCCGCCTTGCCGAACTCTTTGGCCCCATCCCGGTTGGCAAAGCAGCGCCCGCCATCACCCGACAAGAGCCACCGCAGCGCGGCGAACGACGCATCGTCGTCAACGGCCCCGGCGATGCCCCGACCCTCAGCGCTGCCTACCGCGCCCCGGCCGCCACCCACCCCGACTACTTCGCCCTGACGCTGCTCAACGCCGCCTTTGCCGGGGGCGGCAGCCTGGGCATGTTTGGCGGCGGTGGTTCCAACAAAAGCTCCCGCCTCTACAAAGCGCTGGTAGATACCGACCTGGCTGTCGCCGCCTATGGCGGCCTGACGCCGACCATAGACCCCTATTTGTATGTGATTACGGCCGTTGTCAACAACGGCTCTGTTCTGGCGGGCCACACCCTGACCGCCGTTGAAGCCGCCCTGGACGCCGAAATCGGCCGTCTGGCTGCCGAACCCATCACCCAGGCGGAACTGGACAAGGCGCTCAAACGAGCCAAAGCGGAATTTGTCATGGCCGGGGAAAGCATCACTGGTCAGGCACAGCTTCTGGGCATGGCCGAAGCCGTCACCGGCGACTATCGCTGGTTCGAGACGGTGTTGGAACAGCTAAAAGCCGTCACCCTGACCGACATCGAACGGGTCCGCGCCACCTATTTGCGCAAACAAGCGCGCACCATCGGCTGGTATGAGCCGCTAGAGGCAAGCAGCGAATAG
- a CDS encoding NAD(P)-binding domain-containing protein, with product MITDVAIIGAGPIGIELAIVLQRAGVDYTLFEAKQIGDAFSQWPPDTVFYSTPEHVALAGVPVHNRSQQPLSGEEYLAYLRMLVEMFDLNLRVYEPVTDIEKEAGGFVLRTRPLSGRKSYHCRRVVLATGGMAGPRRLNIPGEDLPHVSHYFPGPHAYFRTRLLVVGGRNSAIESALRSWRGGARVSLSYRRAEFNFERIKPHLAMDLRDRLEKREMAFYPATLPVEITPTHVVLAETEDGMVGNGRIIHVPTDFVLLATGFVADMRLFERAGVSLTGPECAPVFNPQTMETDVPGLYVAGTAAGGTQFKFKYFISTTHHHVSHIARHITGVAPDQLGSVPARNSAVTWQEVQAN from the coding sequence ATGATTACCGACGTCGCCATCATCGGCGCCGGCCCCATTGGCATTGAGCTGGCGATTGTTTTACAACGAGCCGGGGTGGACTATACGCTGTTCGAGGCGAAGCAGATCGGTGATGCCTTCAGCCAATGGCCGCCGGACACGGTCTTCTACAGCACGCCAGAACACGTGGCCCTGGCCGGTGTGCCGGTCCACAACCGCAGCCAACAGCCCCTCAGCGGCGAAGAGTACCTGGCTTACTTGCGGATGCTGGTGGAGATGTTCGACTTGAACCTGCGCGTTTATGAGCCGGTGACGGATATTGAGAAAGAAGCGGGCGGTTTTGTGCTGCGGACACGGCCGTTATCTGGCCGCAAAAGCTACCACTGCCGCCGCGTTGTCCTGGCGACCGGCGGTATGGCCGGGCCACGCCGCCTGAATATCCCCGGCGAAGACCTGCCCCACGTCAGCCATTATTTCCCCGGCCCTCACGCTTATTTCCGCACCCGGCTGCTGGTGGTTGGCGGGCGCAATTCGGCCATCGAGTCGGCGCTGCGCAGTTGGCGGGGTGGGGCGCGGGTCAGCCTGAGCTACCGCCGCGCCGAGTTTAACTTCGAGCGCATCAAGCCCCACCTGGCGATGGATTTGCGCGACCGGCTGGAGAAGCGGGAAATGGCCTTTTACCCGGCAACCCTGCCGGTGGAAATTACGCCGACCCATGTGGTATTGGCCGAAACGGAGGATGGGATGGTGGGTAACGGCCGTATCATCCACGTCCCCACCGATTTTGTGCTGTTAGCCACCGGCTTCGTCGCCGATATGCGCCTATTCGAGCGGGCCGGCGTCAGCCTGACCGGACCAGAATGCGCCCCTGTGTTCAACCCCCAGACCATGGAAACAGACGTGCCCGGCCTCTACGTCGCCGGAACGGCCGCTGGCGGGACGCAGTTCAAATTCAAATACTTCATCTCCACCACCCACCACCACGTCAGCCACATTGCCCGCCACATCACCGGCGTCGCGCCCGACCAACTCGGCAGCGTGCCAGCCCGCAACAGCGCCGTCACCTGGCAGGAAGTGCAGGCAAACTGA
- a CDS encoding Hsp20/alpha crystallin family protein produces MNTIVRWNPSRSLLNEFDRLFNAQVAESDAPHSWGLPLDVIEAEAGYTVRASVPGIQADDLNVTLEKNVLTIQGEVSSDEQVDDARYHLRERRYGRFSRSLRFPVEVNAEAIEATYENGVLTLNVPKSEAVKPKQINVKVNAQ; encoded by the coding sequence ATGAACACGATAGTACGCTGGAACCCATCCCGCAGTTTATTAAACGAATTTGACCGTTTGTTTAATGCCCAGGTCGCTGAATCGGACGCGCCGCACAGCTGGGGCTTGCCGCTGGACGTCATTGAAGCCGAAGCCGGGTATACCGTCAGAGCTTCTGTGCCCGGCATCCAGGCCGACGATTTGAATGTGACACTGGAGAAGAACGTCCTGACCATTCAGGGCGAAGTCAGCAGCGATGAGCAGGTTGACGACGCCCGGTATCATTTGCGCGAACGGCGCTACGGCCGTTTCAGCCGCAGCCTACGCTTCCCCGTCGAAGTCAACGCCGAAGCCATCGAAGCTACCTACGAAAACGGCGTGCTGACGCTGAACGTGCCCAAGTCCGAAGCCGTCAAACCGAAACAGATCAACGTCAAAGTCAACGCCCAGTAA
- a CDS encoding HAMP domain-containing histidine kinase: MLQIAQIDLAEVLQTTFPELGEEDIRALLYAAVPRCYPAGAIVCREGEPGTSLFILLEGAADIIVHASPEIDILIDTVGPNTYLGEMAFLGETTRTATICARSDCQMLVIEHTDFLPVAHANPRLLRTLLRQIIGHLRRNDEAVIQELNIKNAALEKAYLDLAAQEKLRTEFIATLSHELRTPLTTIKGFLGLINQGAVKGESVQVALNAITRNVDTMVGLTNDLLILYEMHPATAEYSYVSLPDILIEALNAAREVLNGKTTRVTLDIAAEISTVYADRRSLVLALRAIIENSFKFNPDQKPIHIAADNRAAREVVISVRDEGIGIARENLSRIFEPFVRIEQEGGQHLFPGLGVGLTIARFVVERQNGRIEVESAPGQGSTFTIVLSQPNPPE, translated from the coding sequence ATGCTACAAATTGCACAAATAGATCTGGCAGAGGTTTTGCAAACCACCTTTCCTGAATTAGGCGAAGAGGATATTCGGGCGCTGCTTTACGCGGCCGTGCCGCGCTGTTACCCTGCGGGGGCCATTGTTTGCCGCGAAGGCGAACCGGGCACGTCTTTGTTTATTTTGCTGGAAGGGGCGGCGGACATCATCGTCCATGCCAGCCCGGAGATTGACATTCTCATTGACACGGTGGGGCCAAATACCTACCTGGGCGAGATGGCTTTTTTGGGGGAAACCACGCGCACAGCAACCATTTGCGCCCGGTCAGACTGCCAAATGCTGGTTATCGAACATACCGATTTTTTGCCGGTGGCCCATGCCAACCCGCGCTTGCTGCGCACATTGCTGCGGCAAATTATCGGCCATTTGCGGCGTAACGATGAAGCGGTGATTCAGGAATTGAATATCAAAAACGCGGCGTTAGAGAAGGCGTATCTGGACCTGGCGGCACAGGAAAAGCTGCGGACTGAGTTTATTGCCACGTTATCGCATGAGCTGCGAACGCCGTTGACGACCATCAAGGGCTTTCTGGGGCTTATCAACCAGGGGGCGGTGAAAGGGGAGTCAGTGCAGGTGGCGCTGAACGCCATCACGCGCAATGTGGACACGATGGTGGGCCTGACCAACGACCTGTTGATTTTGTATGAAATGCACCCGGCGACGGCCGAATACAGTTACGTCAGTCTGCCAGACATTTTGATCGAGGCGCTCAACGCGGCGCGGGAAGTGTTGAATGGCAAGACGACGCGGGTGACGTTGGACATTGCCGCGGAAATCTCCACCGTGTATGCGGACCGGCGCTCGTTGGTATTGGCGCTGCGGGCGATCATTGAAAACAGCTTCAAATTTAATCCCGACCAAAAACCAATTCACATTGCCGCCGATAACCGCGCAGCGCGCGAGGTTGTCATCAGTGTGCGGGATGAAGGGATCGGCATTGCGCGGGAAAACTTGTCACGCATCTTCGAGCCGTTTGTGCGCATTGAACAAGAAGGGGGACAGCATTTGTTCCCCGGTCTGGGGGTGGGGCTGACGATTGCCCGGTTTGTGGTGGAGCGGCAAAACGGCCGTATCGAAGTCGAAAGCGCACCGGGTCAGGGCAGTACCTTCACCATTGTCTTGTCCCAACCGAATCCGCCTGAATGA